The Alistipes megaguti sequence GCGCCATCTCGGACGAGACCGAATATCTCGAACTGATTCCCTACGGGTGTACCGAACTCCGGTTGACGGTCTTCCCCGTTGCCGAATGACCAACCCCCCCCCTCCTCTCTGGTGAGGAAGGGGGGGGTAATTCGTTCCATGGAGGTGGAATGGACCCTGAAAACGAAAAACCGCGTCAAACTTTCGTCTGACGCGGCTCATGGTGCCCAGGACAAGGACCGATTCGTGCAAACTGATGCAAATGGTTGAATTTTAAATTGTTTTGTAACTATTTGTTATATAGTATTTTAGGATTCATACGAATGAATGTTGATTTTTTCTGTTTTAGTCGTTTTTCATAAATGCGGACACGGTGCGGACACGGATTTGTTGTTGTATTCAAATATAAATCATATATTTGCGAAGCGTCAAATGATGAATGTATGGCAAAAGTCACGTATGTATTGGCTCAGGGAGCGAACAGTGCCGGGGAGTCTCAGATCAATTTCCGGGTCTATATTTCGCGGGAACTGCGTTTGCGCGTGCCGTCGGGCATCTGGATCGACCGCAAACGTTGGGGCAAGAAGAACGACATCAACATTCCGAATATCCCGGGCGAGGAGCGGAACGCTCTGCTGTCCAAGCGGGCGAAACTGAAAGAGCTGGTCGACGTGATCGAGCACACGATTGAGGCAACCGATGATAAATCGACCGTTACGCGGGAGTGGCTTGAAAAGTTGATTCGTCGGACGTTGCGCCCGAAGGCAACCAATCCCGTTGAGGAGAAGAAACGCAACTTCTTTTCATTGACGGAGGAGTACCTTGCCGCTCACAAACTATCTGAGTCTCGGGTCAAACATTTCAAGGTGCTGGTGCGGACACTGAAGCGCTATGAGTTGTATCGCAGACTGTCGAGCCGCCGTTTTGTGTTGGACGTACATACCGTTACGCCGATGACGCTCGATGATTTTGGAGCGTTCCTGATGAAAGAGCCCGAGATCTTCGACGAGCATCCGGAGCTGTACGACGAGGTCCCGTATGCGCGGCCGAAAGTGAGGAAGAATCTGCCGATGAAGCGCGCTCCATATCTCAATGCTGCGGGCGAACTGGTGATTCCGGGACGACCGAAGGAGCGCGGTATGAATTACGTTTCGGATATGTTGATTCGACTGCGGTCTTTCTATGTCTGGTTGAATGACAGCGGATTCACCACTAACGATCCGTTCAAGCAGTATAAGATCGCGGAGATTGTTTACGGCACCCCGGTCTATATTACGACCGAGGAGCGGAAACAGTTGGCCGAGGCGGATATGGGGGATGACAAGCAGCTGGAGACGCAGCGTGATATCTTTGTCTTTCAGTGCATGATCGGCTGCCGGGTAAGCGACCTTTACAAAATGACCTATGCCAATATCATCGGGGACTGCATCGAATATGTTCCCC is a genomic window containing:
- a CDS encoding site-specific integrase, with the protein product MAKVTYVLAQGANSAGESQINFRVYISRELRLRVPSGIWIDRKRWGKKNDINIPNIPGEERNALLSKRAKLKELVDVIEHTIEATDDKSTVTREWLEKLIRRTLRPKATNPVEEKKRNFFSLTEEYLAAHKLSESRVKHFKVLVRTLKRYELYRRLSSRRFVLDVHTVTPMTLDDFGAFLMKEPEIFDEHPELYDEVPYARPKVRKNLPMKRAPYLNAAGELVIPGRPKERGMNYVSDMLIRLRSFYVWLNDSGFTTNDPFKQYKIAEIVYGTPVYITTEERKQLAEADMGDDKQLETQRDIFVFQCMIGCRVSDLYKMTYANIIGDCIEYVPRKTRDDRVVTVSVPLIDAAKELIRKYLDETRGTLFPFISEQKYNVYIKEAFRKAGITRKVTTIDQRTRQNIQVPICDLASSHMARRTFIGNVYKSVKDPAIVGAMSGHKDGSRAFARYRDIDMDIKREAVSVLE